From the Sesamum indicum cultivar Zhongzhi No. 13 unplaced genomic scaffold, S_indicum_v1.0 scaffold00537, whole genome shotgun sequence genome, the window ATTAGTCAGGGAATTAATTTGTTGGAATGTGGATGTGTGGAcactgaaaattattatttggggGTTGACAATTTTTAATGAACACTGAAACTTGTGAAGGAAGTTAGTgtcttgagaaaaatatgcGAATTATCCTGTAGTAGcacttgaattttctgattgtTGTCTTGTCTTATCCCTTAGATTAATAGGAATTTTTGGTATAAGTCGAGATAAGTAGGTGAAACTAGCACTAGtggcatattaaaaaaaaaattgtgtgaaGTATGTTCCATTGACCGCATCAAATAAGCAATGTTCAAGAATCAGCACAAAAGCCTTTGTGTGAGCTTTTGGGCCAAAGCACTTTCATCTAAATAGTGCTCctacatttcttttgattgagGGCATCAAACTTAGTGTGTCCATTCTAGAACTTGcttgtgtaatacattttgagtTCACATTCTTGTAAGATTGGTGCATGAAAGTGATAAGGGCAGTTAGGAATACCCCATTGACCACAAAAGAGCCTACCTTGAATTCACCCATAGCAANNNNNNNNNNNNNNNNNNNNNNNNNNNNNNNNNNNNNNNNNNNNNNNNNNNNNNNNNNNNNNNNNNNNNNNNNNNNNNNNNNNNNNNNNNNNNNNNNNNNNNNNNNNNNNNNNNNNNNNNNNNNNNNNNNNNNNNNNNNNNNNNNNNNNNNNNNNNNNNNNNNNNNNNNNNNNNNNNNNNNNNNNNNNNNNNNNNNNNNNNNNNNNNNNNNNNNNNNNNNNNNNNNNNNNNNNNNNNNNNNNNNNNNNNNNNNNNNNNNNNNNNNNNNNNNNNNNNNNNNNNNNNNNNNNNNNNNNNNNNNNNNNNNNNNNNNNNNNNNNNNNNNNNNNNNNNNNNNNNNNNNNNNNNNNNNNNNNNNNNNNNNNNNNNNNNNNNNNNNNNNNNNNNNNNNNNNNNNNNNNNNNNNNNNNNNNNNNNNNNNNNNNNNNNNNNNNNNNNNNNNNNNNNNNNNNNNNNNNNNNNNNNNNNNNNNNNNNNNNNNNNNNNNNNNNNNNNNNNNNNNNNNNNNNNNNNNNNNNNNNNNNNNNNNNNNNNNNNNNNNNNNNNNNNNNNNNNNNNNNNNNNNNNNNNNNNNNNNNNNNNNNNNNNNNNNNNNNNNNNNNNNNNNNNNNNNNNNNNNNNNNNNNNNNNNNNNNNNNNNNNNNNNNNNNNNNNNNNNNNNNNNNNNNNNNNNNNNNNNNNNNNNNNNNNNNNNNNNNNNNNNNNNNNNNNNNNNNNNNNNNNNNNNNNNNNNNNNNNNNNNNNNNNNNNNNNNNNNNNNNNNNNNNNNNNNNNNNNNNNNNNNNNNNNNNNNNNNNNNNNNNNNNNNNNNNNNNNNNNNNNNNNNNNNNNNNNNNNNNNNNNNNNNNNNNNNNNNNNNNNNNNNNNNNNNNNNNNNNNNNNNNNNNNNNNNNNNNNNNNNNNNNNNNNNNNNNNNNNNNNNNNNNNNNNNNNNNNNNNNNNNNNNNNNNNNNNNNNNNNNNNNNNNNNNNNNNNNNNNNNNNNNNNNNNNNNNNNNNNNNNNNNNNNNNNNNNNNNNNNNNNNNNNNNNNNNNNNNNNNNNNNNNNNNNNNNNNNNNNNNNNNNNNNNNNNNNNNNNNNNNNNNNNNNNNNNNNNNNNNNNNNNNNNNNNNNNNNNNNNNNNNNNNNNNNNNNNNNNNNNNNNNNNNNNNNNNNNNNNNNNNNNNNNNNNNNNNNNNNNNNNNNNNNNNNNNNNNNNNNNNNNNNNNNNNNNNNNNNNNNNNNNNNNNNNNNNNNNNNNNNNNNNNNNNNNNNNNNNNNNNNNNNNNNNNNNNNNNNNNNNNNNNNNNNNNNNNNNNNNNNNNNNNNNNNNNNNNNNNNNNNNNNNNNNNNNNNNNNNNNNNNNNNNNNNNNNNNNNNNNNNNNNNNNNNNNNNNNNNNNNNNNNNNNNNNNNNNNNNNNNNNNNNNNNNNNNNNNNNNNNNNNNNNNNNNNNNNNNNNNNNNNNNNNNNNNNNNNNNNNNNNNNNNNNNNNNNNNNNNNNNNNNNNNNNNNNNNNNNNNNNNNNNNNNNNNNNNNNNNNNNNNNNNNNNNNNNNNNNNNNNNNNNNNNNNNNNNNNNNNNNNNNNNNNNNNNNNNNNNNNNNNNNNNNNNNNNNNNNNNNNNNNNNNNNNNNNNNNNNNNNNNNNNNNNNNNNNNNNNNNNNNNNNNNNNNNNNNNNNNNNNNNNNNNNNNNNNNNNNNNNNNNNNNNNNNNNNNNNNNNNNNNNNNNNNNNNNNNNNNNNNNNNNNNNNNNNNNNNNNNNNNNNNNNNNNNNNNNNNNNNNNNNNNNNNNNNNNNNNNNNNNNNNNNNNNNNNNNNNNNNNNNNNNNNNNNNNNNNNNNNNNNNNNNNNNNNNNNNNNNNNNNNNNNNNNNNNNNNNNNNNNNNNNNNNNNNNNNNNNNNNNNNNNNNNNNNNNNNNNNNNNNNNNNNNNNNNNNNNNNNNNNNNNNNNNNNNNNNNNNNNNNNNNNNNNNNNNNNNNNNNNNNNNNNNNNNNNNNNNNNNNNNNNNNNNNNNNNNNNNNNNNNNNNNNNNNNNNNNNNNNcaagaaaaaaggaaaagaaattgactgtTACAGGGAACTTGAGGGGGGAATTGTTGGTTGCTTGGTTTACTGttactgctaatttttttctgataattactttggtaggattgattACCTTGAGAACAAGATGGTATTTATCTGGTGGTTTGTAAAATTACTATAGAGCAcgagatttatttgtttacttCTTTTACTCCTCTCTGTGAGAGTATTAAAAAACTTGATCATTATGTATAAAAAGTTGGATAGCCAGTTTTTGTGCTACTGATAGTGCAAGTATTTATTGGAGGTGAATGTTCATTTAAGGTTATTCAAGTTTCTATGTGATTTGTCTCTAATCACAGAGACGTATAATACGTTAGTCATGGTGAATGATGTTTCTATCGTCCTTTGTTGCAGATGACAGTCCGTGATGCTTTAAATTCAGCACTTGACGAAGAAATGTCTGCTGATCCCAAAGTCTTTCTAATGGGTGAAGAGGTGAAGTTTTTATTGGTTTGAATGAGAGAGAAAAGTTCTTTCTATGTTGTTGATTTGTACTTTTTGTTCTAATAAACTTTTTGACATGTTTTCTGTTGTTATTTAGGTTGGTGAGTACCGAGTTGCGTATAAGGTGAGTGTCAATTCAATTATCACCTCAGGTTTAAGGGAAAATATTGGTCTTACATACTAGTTATTGATTTACACATGTTCATTAGATCTCCAGAGGGCTTTTGAAGAAATATGGCCCTGAGCGGGTTCGTGATACACCTATCACCGAGGTAGGATTTGGTCGTGTAATCATGAATTGTTTATTTGGATTGAGTGATAACCATTTAATGCTCAACCATATAACACTGTTCCAGGCTGGATTTACCGGTATTGGAGTTGGAGCAGCATATTTTGGTCTAAAGCCTGTAATAGAGTTTATGACCTTTAACTTCTCAATGCAGGTGAGCATTTATTTGCTTCTAGTGAGGTTTTGAAACTTGGAATTATTTACTTCCACTAATACcttccttttttaaaatttcatctcCGCGGCTGCAATTTTTTGCTGCAAGTGGCAACCCTTTGATACATTTAAGATTCTGGACCTTGATACATTTAAGATTCTGTACTGCTGTTGCACTTCCTATTTCATGGCTATTCTTTCATAATACAGCAGCTCTGGgtttgtgttttgttttaaaatgGTCAATGGCGATGTTATCTCAAGATACACAAGCTCAGCCATGGAAAGAACATTACTGTGTTAATTGTTGGCAAACATTAATTTGGATATGTCCTCGCTggaaaaattgagaaaaaaatttcactgGTTGCTGCATTCTTCTGAATATAGATGCCACAAATCACCTTTGGTTAGTCATTTTATCAATGAGAATGAGACTGAACAATTCAGTGTCAACCTCGCCATATGTGTGAATGAATGTCGTACTTCGCtttctcattttcatatttatgaagTCAGAAGTTCTCGTAACtcagctttttcttttttgtttttgtcttaGGGGGTGGGGATTGAGGATAAAGGAGGTTATGGAGGATTTTATGGGTGCAATTTGAGCTTTTCCAATGCTCTGAACATGAAGAGTTTTATATGCATTCTTTAATacagaaaaatagaaacaaaaatggtTACAATGTCTGGGAGGCAACTTACACGGTGATTGAAGGCCATTGATCACATTATTAATTCGGctgcaaaatcaaattacatgTCTGTCGGTTAGATATCAGTGCCTATTGTTTTCAGAGGCCCAAATAGTGCTGCTGCTGGCGTAGGTGCTCAACATTCGCAGGTATGAATTCAAACCAATTGGCTGGAAGTCCTAGTTGAGATGTCTTTGTAATGTTTAAGCATGTGAGTAGTGTTGTAGTTACATCTTTATCTTGTTATTGACCTAGAGCACTGCCATGCCACTTTGGTCTATACACTGTACAGTGCTCCACATCCTAAACCAGAGGTAACTCTAGATGAAGTGACTTTCTGCTGCTGGTTAAGGGAGAGAGAATATAGGACATCACTGACTATTTCATATCTAGCAACTAACATAGGACTAAATGGAAAACCATTGGAAAAAGATCCCTTTGATGGACTAAAATGCTTTATGTCATGCATCTAACCTGATAATTAAGAAATGTTCAAGAAGGTGAGGGGGAGGGGATGCTTTCAATGAAGCTGACTTGA encodes:
- the LOC105180286 gene encoding LOW QUALITY PROTEIN: pyruvate dehydrogenase E1 component subunit beta-1, mitochondrial-like (The sequence of the model RefSeq protein was modified relative to this genomic sequence to represent the inferred CDS: substituted 1 base at 1 genomic stop codon): MTVRDALNSALDEEMSADPKVFLMGEEVGEYRVAYKISRGLLKKYGPERVRDTPITEAGFTGIGVGAAYFGLKPVIEFMTFNFSMQAIDHIINSAAKSNYMSVGXISVPIVFRGPNSAAAGVGAQHSQCFAAWYGSCPGLKVLVPYSSEDARGLLKAAIRDPDPVVFLENELLYGESFPVSAEALDS